A genomic segment from Nicotiana tabacum cultivar K326 chromosome 9, ASM71507v2, whole genome shotgun sequence encodes:
- the LOC107771309 gene encoding receptor-like protein kinase HERK 1: MMKETWDFGLLVKSLFLLVLGVLCVSGFDPADNFLIDCGSNKDTNVGNRVFMADKSAAKFLSTSQNILADTPSNSITKADDSPLYQTARIFTQQSSYKFPISQVGRHWIRLYFYPFVYQEYDMSKATFSVSTQQNVLLGNFTPKNVTVKEFSVNVTSRDLVITISPLSYSFAYVNALEVVSVPDILITDDASTISPAGTFSGMYAQALETVARVNMGGSLVSFDNDTLWRTWVTDQSFLTQPSSAKSINKIASVKYPQDGATPDIAPPTVYGTCSKMNVADTGNDPNANFNVTWTFDVEPGFQYFIRLHFCDIVSTAANQLLFNIYVNSWNVANDFDPGQKVQGFLATASFNDYVTPPAKSNRLNISVGPSPRSGFPDAFLNGLELLKLNNSQGSLSQVASIPTNPSSRAKKNVGVIVGVSVGVPLILLMVGILFCMHRRKKQEKLAQSKIWIPLSVNGGNSHTMGSKYSNGTTISAASNLSYRVPFPALLEATSNFDESLVIGIGGFGKVYRGVLCDGTKVAVKRGNPKSQQGLAEFRTEIEMLSQFRHRHLVSLMGYCDEKNEMILVYEYMENGTLKSHLYGSDLPSMSWKQRLEICIGSARGLHYLHTGYAKAVIHRDVKSANILLDESFMAKVADFGLSKTGPELDQTHVSTAVKGSFGYLDPEYFRRQQLTEKSDVYSFGVVLFEVLCARPVIDPSLPREMVNLAEWAMKWQKKGQLEQIIDPNLKGKIRPDSLRKFGETAEKCLADFGVDRPSMGDVLWNLEYALQLQEAVIQDDPEENSTILIGELSPQVNDFSHVDAGASAARIESPNLDDLSGVSMSRVFSQLVKSEGR; the protein is encoded by the coding sequence atgatGAAGGAAACTTGGGATTTTGGATTGTTAGTGAAGAGTTTGTTTTTATTGGTGTTGGGAGTTTTGTGTGTTTCTGGTTTTGATCCTGCTGATAATTTCTTAATAGATTGTGGATCAAATAAGGATACTAATGTTGGTAATAGGGTTTTTATGGCTGATAAATCAGCTGCTAAGTTTCTTTCAACTTCACAAAACATATTGGCTGATACCCCTTCAAATTCAATTACAAAAGCTGATGATTCACCTCTTTATCAAACTGCTAGAATTTTCACTCAACAATCTAGCTATAAATTCCCAATCAGCCAAGTTGGGAGGCATTGGATCCGCCTTTATTTTTATCCGTTTGTTTACCAAGAATATGATATGAGCAAAGCAACTTTCTCTGTTTCCACTCAACAGAATGTTCTTCTTGGCAATTTCACCCCCAAAAATGTTACTGTCAAAGAATTTTCTGTTAACGTGACCTCGAGGGACCTTGTGATCACGATCTCTCCCTTGAGTTATTCGTTTGCATATGTAAATGCTTTGGAAGTTGTCTCTGTACCTGATATCCTTATTACTGATGATGCCTCCACCATTAGTCCAGCTGGGACATTTAGTGGTATGTATGCACAGGCTCTCGAAACAGTTGCAAGGGTAAACATGGGCGGATCGCTGGTGTCATTTGATAATGATACACTTTGGAGAACTTGGGTTACTGATCAAAGTTTCTTGACGCAGCCGAGTTCTGCTAAGTCGATAAATAAGATTGCTTCTGTGAAATATCCACAGGATGGAGCAACACCAGATATTGCACCACCGACAGTTTATGGTACTTGTAGTAAGATGAATGTGGCTGATACTGGTAATGATCCGAATGCTAATTTTAATGTGACCTGGACATTCGATGTGGAACCTGGCTTCCAATATTTCATTCGATTACACTTCTGCGACATAGTGAGTACAGCTGCCAATCAGCTGCTATTTAACATTTATGTCAACTCCTGGAACGTGGCTAATGATTTTGATCCTGGTCAGAAAGTTCAGGGCTTTTTGGCCACAGCTTCTTTCAACGATTATGTTACTCCACCCGCTAAAAGTAACAGGCTTAACATTAGTGTTGGCCCGTCCCCTAGGAGTGGTTTTCCTGACGCCTTTCTAAATGGACTGGAACTTCTGAAGTTGAATAATTCTCAGGGCAGCCTTAGTCAGGTAGCTTCTATTCCTACTAACCCTAGTTCAAGGGCAAAGAAGAATGTTGGAGTGATCGTGGGTGTGAGTGTAGGCGTACCACTTATTTTGCTGATGGTTGGCATCTTATTTTGCATGCATAGAAGGAAAAAGCAGGAAAAGCTTGCCCAGTCAAAAATCTGGATTCCGTTATCTGTTAATGGTGGCAATTCGCACACCATGGGAAGCAAGTATTCAAACGGAACAACCATAAGTGCTGCTTCAAACTTGAGTTATCGCGTTCCGTTTCCAGCTTTGCTGGAAGCAACTAGCAACTTCGACGAGAGTTTGGTCATTGGAATAGGTGGCTTTGGGAAGGTATACAGGGGTGTTTTGTGTGATGGCACGAAGGTGGCTGTGAAAAGGGGTAATCCCAAGTCCCAACAAGGTCTTGCAGAGTTCCGAACGGAAATTGAGATGCTTTCTCAGTTCCGCCATCGGCATCTTGTTTCATTGATGGGATACTGTGATGAAAAAAATGAGATGATTCTAGTTTATGAGTACATGGAGAATGGGACCCTCAAGAGCCATTTGTATGGTTCAGATCTCCCGAGTATGAGCTGGAAGCAAAGGCTGGAGATATGCATCGGGTCAGCTAGAGGTCTACACTACCTTCATACTGGTTACGCTAAAGCTGTTATACATCGTGATGTCAAGTCTGCAAACATATTACTTGACGAGAGTTTTATGGCAAAAGTTGCTGATTTTGGCCTATCGAAGACAGGGCCTGAGCTTGATCAAACCCATGTTAGCACAGCCGTGAAAGGAAGCTTTGGCTACCTAGATCCTGAATATTTTAGAAGGCAACAGCTCACAGAAAAATCTGATGTTTATtcttttggtgttgttttatTCGAAGTTCTTTGTGCTAGGCCTGTCATAGATCCATCTCTTCCGAGGGAGATGGTCAACTTAGCTGAATGGGCAATGAAGTGGCAGAAGAAAGGACAATTGGAACAAATCATAGATCCCAATCTTAAAGGCAAAATTAGACCAGATTCCCTCAGGAAGTTTGGAGAAACGGCAGAGAAATGCTTAGCTGATTTTGGTGTTGACAGACCATCAATGGGCGATGTGCTTTGGAATCTGGAGTATGCACTTCAACTTCAAGAGGCTGTCATTCAAGATGATCCTGAAGAAAACAGTACCATCCTTATCGGCGAGCTCTCTCCACAAGTCAATGATTTCAGTCATGTTGATGCTGGTGCTTCTGCTGCTCGAATCGAATCACCAAATTTGGATGATCTCTCTGGTGTTTCCATGAGTAGGGTTTTCTCTCAATTGGTCAAGTCCGAGGGTAGATAA